The following are encoded together in the Salvia hispanica cultivar TCC Black 2014 chromosome 6, UniMelb_Shisp_WGS_1.0, whole genome shotgun sequence genome:
- the LOC125195449 gene encoding ornithine aminotransferase, mitochondrial yields the protein MEYGSRWGLFIRNADCLWLCCSYHPVPVVFSQAKGSSIWDPEGKRYIDFLSAYSAVNQGHSHPKIMKAMVEQAEKLTLSSRAFYNDRFPVFAERLTSMFGYDMVLPMNTGAEGVETALKLTRKWGYLKKGIPRDEAIIVSCCGCFHGRTLAVISMSCDNDATRGFGPLLPGHLKVDFGDSAALEKLFKEKGDRIAGFLFEPIQGEAGVVIPPDGYLKSVRDLCSKYNILMIADEIQSGLARSGRVLACDWENVRPDVVILGKALGGGMLPVSAVLADKDVMLCIQPGEHGSTFGGNPLASAVAIASLDVIRDEKLAERSAKLGEELREQLLKIQKQFPDLIKEVRGRGLFNAVELNSKALFPATAYDVCLKLKERGILAKPTHESIIRLTPPLSISSDELKEGSKALQDVLELDLPKIKKEKPATASSHTASNVCDRCGRDPCDSF from the exons ATGGAATATGGCAGCAGATGGGGACTTTTCATT CGTAACGCTGATTGCCTGTGGTTGTGCTGCAGTTACCATCCTGTTCCAGTTGTCTTCTCTCAAGCCAAAGGATCATCCATATGGGACCCGGAAGGCAAACGATATATAGACTTCCTCTCAGCTTATTCTGCAGTCAATCAG GGACATAGTCATCCCAAGATCATGAAGGCAATGGTGGAACAGGCCGAAAAGCTTACTCTAAGTTCCCGAGCCTTCTACAATGACAGATTTCCCGTATTTGCTGAGCGTCTGACCAGTATGTTCGGGTACGACATGGTCCTGCCAATGAATACTGGTGCAGAAGGCGTAGAAACAGCACTGAAGTTAACAAGGAAGTGGGGATATCTCAAAAAAGGAATTCCAAGAGACGAG GCCATTATTGTTTCATGTTGTGGCTGCTTTCACGGTCGTACATTAGCTGTTATTTCTATGAGCTGCGATAATGATGCAACCCGTGGTTTTGGGCCCTTGCTACCAGGCCACCTCAAAGTTGATTTTGGTGACTCTGCAGCACTTGAGAAGCTATTCAAAG AGAAAGGAGATCGAATTGCCGGTTTTCTGTTTGAGCCTATTCAGGGAGAGGCAGGG GTCGTCATTCCTCCCGATGGTTATCTGAAATCTGTTAGAGACCTTTGCTCAAAATACAATATTCTGATGATTGCTGATGAAATACAAAGTGGCTTAGCACGTTCCGGGAGAGTTCTGGCTTGTGACTGGGAAAATGTTCGCCCCGACGTCGTA ATATTGGGAAAGGCATTGGGTGGTGGAATGCTGCCAGTTAGTGCAGTTCTCGCGGATAAAGATGTTATGCTCTGCATACAGCCCGGGGAGCACGGAAG CACCTTTGGGGGGAATCCTTTGGCGAGTGCAGTTGCTATTGCATCGCTGGATGTGATAAGGGACGAGAAACTGGCCGAGAG GTCTGCAAAATTGGGAGAGGAGCTCAGAGAACAACTTTTGAAAATTCAGAAGCAATTCCCCGACCTTATAAAAGAAGTGCGCGGGAGAGGCTTGTTCAACGCTGTCGAGCTCAATAGCAAAGCCTTGTTCCCCGCAACCGCCTATGATGTATGCCTGAAGCTAAAAGAGAGAGGAATTCTCGCTAAACCTACTCACGAATCCATTATCCGACTAACCCCTCCACTCTCGATAAG TTCGGATGAGCTCAAAGAGGGCTCGAAAGCCTTGCAGGACGTGTTGGAACTCGATCTGCCAAAGATCAAGAAAGAGAAGCCAGCTACCGCTTCTTCTCATACAGCTTCCAATGTGTGTGACCGATGTGGACGCGACCCGTGTGATTCTTTTTGA
- the LOC125197420 gene encoding eukaryotic translation initiation factor 3 subunit G-like, which translates to MVREEPANKMRWGELDEDDSEDLDFLLPPKQVIGPDANGIKKVIEYKFGDDGNKVKITTTTRIRKLANARLSKRAVERRSWPKFGDAVHEDVGSRLTMVSTEEILLERPRAPGTKADDAKSGGDPLAQVGKGGAVLMVCRTCGKKGDHWTSRCPYKDLAQPSDTFVDKPPTETNPAAGGTKGAYVPPSMRGGVPERSGTDMRRRNEENSVRVTNLSEDTREPDLLELFRPFGSVSRVYVAIDQKTGTSRGFGFVNFVNREDAERAINKLNGYGYDNLILRVEWAAPRAN; encoded by the exons ATGGTGAGGGAGGAGCCAGCCAACAAGATGCGATGGGGGGAGCTGGACGAGGACGACAGCGAGGATCTGGATTTCCTGCTGCCGCCGAAGCAGGTTATCGGCCCCGACGCGAACGGGATTAAGAAGGTTATCGAATACAAATTCGGCGACGACGGAAACAAGGTTAAGATAACCACCACCACGCGCATCCGCAAGCTCGCCAACGCTCGCCTCAGCAAGCGCGCCGTCGAGCGCCGCTCCTGGCCGAAATTCGGCGATGCGGTGCACGAGGATGTCGGCAGCCGCCTCACCATGGTTTCCACGGAGGAGATCCTCCTTGAACGCCCCCGCGCCCCTG GTACCAAAGCAGACGACGCTAAATCTGGTGGCGATCCTTTAGCTCAAGTGGGGAAAGGAGGAGCTGTGCTCATGGTATGTAGGACTTGTGGGAAGAAGGGTGACCATTGGACCTCAAGATGTCCGTACAAGGATCTCGCTCAACCAAGTGACACCTTTGTTGATAAGCCACCAACTGAAACTAATCCTGCAGCAGGTGGCACAAAGGGTGCTTATGTTCCTCCTAGCATGAGAGGAGGTGTTCCCGAGAGGAGTGGTACCGACATGCGGCGCAGAAACGAGGAGAACTCGGTCAGGGTTACCAACCTTTCTGAAGACACAAGAGAGCCTGACTTGCTTGAGCTTTTCCGGCCATTTGGTTCAGTTAGCCGAGTTTATGTTGCCATTGATCAGAAGACTGGGACAAGCAGAGGTTTCGGTTTTGTCAATTTCGTCAACAGAGAAGATGCCGAGAGAGCCATCAACAAGCTTAACGGGTATGGGTATGACAATCTCATTCTAAGAGTTGAATGGGCTGCTCCTCGGGCGAACTAG
- the LOC125195451 gene encoding F-box protein At4g18380-like, whose product MQRKKRKETQTHTAIFALPPSPSYFPQIPLSSTNSSPNSTNYLSLTLSIEFCRFNFGCGGARAVAASMRSIVANLWRKFFPEKVDQFDRLPDEIILSIFKRIGDATALGRCCAVSRRFHSIAPQVDDVVVHVGSITLEEEDRELASSHHPIASFFRILFNPLLSLAQLIIPSACLLPLLKDDDDDDDDNDDDDDDDEYEYDDETVSLWSMKNVMKNFTEIKRLWIELSAGEVAINDGVLLKLKAEYSSTLESCVILAASSVADRSCSCDDAELDDDDLDSLHESFYSEQGLEQRVTWIANSLIATSTRHHLLHPMIAEHKTLETLVLTDADGQGLLTMDREQLEEMRARPFTSAPLSSTRIAVPSLEVQLWYAPRLEMPEGVVLKGATLIAIRPREREMPVGPLLSWAEEEGNWIVSAFEGPYGDPARVMAKERRIYGLNINAF is encoded by the coding sequence ATGcagaggaagaaaagaaaagaaacacaaacacacaccGCCATTTTTGCTCttcctccttctccttcttacTTCCCCCAAATTCCTCTCAGTTCAACGAATTCCAGCCCTAATTCCACAAATTATCTCTCTCTAACTCTCTCCATTGAGTTTTGCAGATTCAATTTTGGCTGCGGAGGAGCTCGAGCTGTTGCTGCAAGTATGAGATCGATTGTGGCGAATCTGTGGCGGAAATTCTTCCCCGAGAAGGTCGACCAGTTCGATCGGCTGCCGGACGAGATCATCCTCTCGATCTTCAAGCGAATCGGAGACGCCACAGCGCTGGGGCGATGCTGCGCCGTTTCGCGGCGGTTCCACTCCATCGCTCCTCAAGTGGACGACGTCGTTGTCCACGTCGGCTCCATAACCTTAGAGGAGGAAGACCGTGAGCTTGCTTCGTCGCACCACCCGATCGCCTCCTTCTTCCGCATTCTCTTCAATCCCCTGCTGTCGCTGGCTCAGCTCATCATCCCCTCGGCGTGCCTGCTTCCGCTTTTGAAGGATGACgatgatgacgatgatgataatgatgatgatgatgatgatgatgagtaTGAGTATGATGATGAGACGGTCAGTCTCTGGTCTATGAAGAATGTTATGAAGAATTTCACCGAAATCAAGCGGCTGTGGATCGAGCTCTCCGCAGGGGAGGTCGCGATAAACGACGGCGTTTTGCTGAAATTGAAGGCGGAATACAGCTCCACGCTCGAAAGCTGCGTGATCCTCGCCGCTTCAAGCGTCGCAGACAGAAGCTGCAGCTGCGATGATGCTGAATTGGACGACGACGATCTCGACAGCTTACACGAGTCATTCTACAGCGAACAAGGCCTGGAGCAGCGCGTTACGTGGATCGCGAACTCGCTAATCGCAACCTCAACCAGGCACCACCTCCTGCACCCGATGATCGCGGAGCACAAAACGCTGGAAACTCTGGTTTTAACGGATGCGGACGGGCAGGGGCTTCTGACCATGGACAGGGAGCAGCTGGAGGAGATGAGGGCGAGGCCTTTTACTAGTGCGCCGTTGTCGTCGACGAGGATTGCTGTTCCGTCTCTGGAGGTGCAGCTGTGGTACGCTCCTCGCCTCGAGATGCCCGAGGGGGTGGTGCTGAAGGGCGCGACTCTGATCGCGATCAGGCCGAGGGAGAGGGAGATGCCGGTGGGGCCGCTGCTGAGCTGGGCGGAAGAGGAGGGGAATTGGATTGTGTCGGCGTTCGAGGGGCCGTATGGGGATCCTGCGAGGGTGATGGCGAAGGAGAGGAGGATATACGGCCTTAATATAAATGCTTTCTGA
- the LOC125195943 gene encoding F-box protein At5g46170-like isoform X2: MASIGADLCRKIHPEPVDHFDRLPDSLILLIFNQIGDVKALGRCCVVSRRFHSLVPQVDNVVVRVDCVISDDDPSSTSSSSSSGSAAGDKSRHPISSLFRTFFSGLFKPLQSLSQLINPSARRLAEDFDCQGEQSIVTHHSPTQVLKNFNEIKVLRIELPTGELGIDDGVLLKWKAEFGSTLDSCVILGASSVVQSANSSCSTAIGSDNGAENDNGSIPESFYTNGGLKLRVVWTISSLIAASARHYLLQPIIAEHKTLASLVLTDADGQGVLSMNKEQLEELRVKPLSASSASKRTLVPALNMRLWYASHLELPNGMVLKGATLVAIRPSEHPKKEVACSEANWVASAFEEPFGAAARMLVKRRTYCLEMNSF; the protein is encoded by the exons ATGGCTTCGATCGGAGCAGATCTGTGCCGGAAAATCCACCCCGAGCCGGTCGACCACTTCGACCGGCTGCCGGACTCCCTCATCCTCCTGATCTTCAATCAA ATCGGCGACGTGAAGGCGCTGGGAAGATGCTGCGTCGTTTCGCGGCGGTTCCACTCGCTCGTTCCTCAAGTCGACAACGTCGTCGTCCGCGTCGACTGCGTAATCTCCGACGACGATCCTTCCTCcacctcctcttcctcctcgtcCGGTTCCGCCGCTGGAGATAAGTCGCGCCACCCGATCTCCTCTCTCTTCCGCACCTTCTTCTCCGGGCTGTTCAAACCCTTGCAGTCGCTGTCTCAGCTCATCAACCCCTCGGCGCGCCGCCTCGCGGAGGATTTCGACTGCCAAGGGGAGCAGAGCATCGTAACGCACCATTCGCCGACGCAGGTTTTGAAGAATTTCAACGAAATCAAGGTGCTGAGGATTGAGCTCCCCACGGGGGAATTGGGGATTGATGACGGCGTTTTGCTGAAATGGAAGGCGGAATTCGGCTCCACGCTTGATAGCTGCGTGATACTCGGAGCTTCCAGCGTCGTGCAGAGCGCAAACAGCAGCTGCAGTACCGCAATTGGAAGTGACAACGGAGCGGAGAACGATAACGGTAGCATACCGGAATCGTTCTACACCAACGGAGGCTTGAAGCTGCGCGTCGTGTGGACGATCAGCTCGTTGATCGCAGCCTCCGCCAGGCATTACCTTCTGCAGCCTATAATAGCGGAGCACAAGACGCTCGCGAGCTTGGTTTTGACGGATGCTGATGGGCAAGGGGTGCTGTCTATGAATAAGGAGCAGCTGGAGGAGCTGAGGGTGAAGCCTCTGTCTGCATCATCTGCTTCGAAGAGGACTCTTGTCCCGGCTCTGAACATGCGGCTGTGGTATGCTTCTCATCTCGAGTTGCCTAACGGGATGGTGTTGAAAGGGGCGACATTGGTCGCGATCAGGCCGAGTGAGCATCCGAAGAAGGAGGTGGCGTGTTCGGAGGCGAATTGGGTTGCGTCGGCGTTTGAGGAGCCATTTGGGGCTGCTGCGAGGATGTTGGTGAAGAGGAGGACCTATTGCCTCGAAATGAACTCTTTCTGA
- the LOC125195943 gene encoding F-box protein At5g46170-like isoform X1, which yields MASIGADLCRKIHPEPVDHFDRLPDSLILLIFNQIGDVKALGRCCVVSRRFHSLVPQVDNVVVRVDCVISDDDPSSTSSSSSSGSAAGDKSRHPISSLFRTFFSGLFKPLQSLSQLINPSARRLAEDFDCQGEQSIVTHHSPTQVLKNFNEIKVLRIELPTGELGIDDGVLLKWKAEFGSTLDSCVILGASSVVQSANSSCSTAIGSDNGAENDNGSIPESFYTNGGLKLRVVWTISSLIAASARHYLLQPIIAEHKTLASLVLTDADGQGVLSMNKEQLEELRVKPLSASSASKRTLVPALNMRLWYASHLELPNGMVLKGATLVAIRPSEHPKKEVACSEANWVASAFEEPFGAAARMLVKRRTYCLEMNSF from the coding sequence ATGGCTTCGATCGGAGCAGATCTGTGCCGGAAAATCCACCCCGAGCCGGTCGACCACTTCGACCGGCTGCCGGACTCTCTCATCCTCCTGATCTTCAATCAAATCGGCGACGTGAAGGCGCTGGGAAGATGCTGCGTCGTTTCGCGGCGGTTCCACTCGCTCGTTCCTCAAGTCGACAACGTCGTCGTCCGCGTCGACTGCGTAATCTCCGACGACGATCCTTCCTCcacctcctcttcctcctcgtcCGGTTCCGCCGCTGGAGATAAGTCGCGCCACCCGATCTCCTCTCTCTTCCGCACCTTCTTCTCCGGGCTGTTCAAACCCTTGCAGTCGCTGTCTCAGCTCATCAACCCCTCGGCGCGCCGCCTCGCGGAGGATTTCGACTGCCAAGGGGAGCAGAGCATCGTAACGCACCATTCGCCGACGCAGGTTTTGAAGAATTTCAACGAAATCAAGGTGCTGAGGATTGAGCTCCCCACGGGGGAATTGGGGATTGATGACGGCGTTTTGCTGAAATGGAAGGCGGAATTCGGCTCCACGCTTGATAGCTGCGTGATACTCGGAGCTTCCAGCGTCGTGCAGAGCGCAAACAGCAGCTGCAGTACCGCAATTGGAAGTGACAACGGAGCGGAGAACGATAACGGTAGCATACCGGAATCGTTCTACACCAACGGAGGCTTGAAGCTGCGCGTCGTGTGGACGATCAGCTCGTTGATCGCAGCCTCCGCCAGGCATTACCTTCTGCAGCCTATAATAGCGGAGCACAAGACGCTCGCGAGCTTGGTTTTGACGGATGCTGATGGGCAAGGGGTGCTGTCTATGAATAAGGAGCAGCTGGAGGAGCTGAGGGTGAAGCCTCTGTCTGCATCATCTGCTTCGAAGAGGACTCTTGTCCCGGCTCTGAACATGCGGCTGTGGTATGCTTCTCATCTCGAGTTGCCTAACGGGATGGTGTTGAAAGGGGCGACATTGGTCGCGATCAGGCCGAGTGAGCATCCGAAGAAGGAGGTGGCGTGTTCGGAGGCGAATTGGGTTGCGTCGGCGTTTGAGGAGCCATTTGGGGCTGCTGCGAGGATGTTGGTGAAGAGGAGGACCTATTGCCTCGAAATGAACTCTTTCTGA
- the LOC125195942 gene encoding transcription factor TCP2-like produces MEVDDQIRCKFPRISGKLGHAQKMDDEEEEGDCNNKRGGAAAAAVDLGGGVGRFYNWPSSRIVRVSRASGGKDRHSKVLTSKGLRDRRVRLSVNTAIQFYDLQDRLGYDQPSKAVEWLLKAAASSIAELPPMNTPFPDTPKQLSDEKRSSTGGSDQLCFDSAEIDLDGGGGGATGGDLNYSNQQQVTKSSACSSTSETSKGSGLSLSRSESRIKARERAKERVAEKEKESTTHHGAASLNTISHTTSFTELLSGGIGSVSNNASSPNSTAAAAQRHWSSTPMDYFTSGLLGPPSTARPAQMHIPANNPYTSVASPLFSVSADHHNNHHHHPELQHFSFVPDHFVPAGNAAAGGNHHHHNSGGGQQQSIEYNLNFTISSSANSSGLGGFNRGTLQSNSSSPSLLPHLQRYSSDGSAPSFFLGTAETHHQFLSAGYDPRGLQLCYGDAHGRHHAAQRGKGKN; encoded by the coding sequence ATGGAGGTGGATGATCAGATTCGATGTAAGTTCCCTAGAATCAGCGGTAAATTAGGGCACGCTCAGAAGATGGATgatgaggaggaagaaggGGATTGTAACAACAAGAGAGGCggagccgccgccgccgccgtggaTCTCGGTGGTGGAGTTGGGAGATTCTACAACTGGCCTTCGTCGCGGATTGTTAGGGTTTCGAGAGCTTCGGGGGGGAAGGATCGGCATAGCAAGGTGCTGACTTCGAAGGGGCTGAGGGATCGGAGGGTGAGGCTGTCGGTGAACACCGCTATTCAATTCTACGATTTGCAGGATCGGTTGGGGTATGATCAGCCGAGCAAGGCGGTGGAGTGGCTGCTCAAGGCGGCGGCGAGCTCGATTGCGGAGCTGCCGCCGATGAATACTCCGTTTCCTGACACCCCCAAGCAGCTGAGCGATGAGAAGAGGTCGAGCACGGGTGGAAGCGATCAGCTCTGCTTCGACTCGGCTGAGATCGATTTGGAcggtggtggaggtggagcCACCGGTGGCGATTTGAATTACTCGAATCAGCAGCAGGTGACGAAATCTTCGGCGTGCAGCAGCACCTCTGAGACGAGCAAGGGCTCGGGGCTGTCTCTCTCCAGATCTGAGAGCCGAATCAAGGCGAGGGAGCGGGCAAAGGAGAGAGTGgcggagaaggagaaggagtcGACGACACATCACGGCGCCGCGTCTCTCAACACTATCTCTCACACTACTTCCTTCACCGAGCTCTTGAGTGGCGGAATTGGTAGTGTCAGTAACAATGCCTCAAGCCCTAATtccaccgccgccgctgcACAAAGGCACTGGTCCTCCACTCCCATGGACTACTTCACCTCCGGTCTCCTAGGGCCGCCGTCCACCGCCCGTCCGGCTCAAATGCACATTCCGGCGAACAACCCTTACACCTCCGTCGCTTCGCCGCTGTTCAGCGTCTCCGCCGACCACCACAacaaccaccaccaccacccgGAGCTCCAGCACTTCTCATTCGTGCCAGACCACTTTGTCCCTGCCGGAAACGCCGCCGCGGGAGGaaaccaccaccaccacaacAGCGGCGGCGGGCAGCAGCAGAGCATTGAGTACAATCTCAACTTCACGATATCCTCTTCCGCCAATTCATCTGGCCTTGGTGGCTTCAACAGGGGGACCCTTCAGTCCAATTCATCCTCGCCGTCACTACTGCCTCACCTCCAGAGGTACTCATCCGACGGATCCGCCCCGAGTTTCTTCCTCGGCACGGCCGAGACCCACCACCAGTTCCTCTCCGCCGGCTACGACCCCCGCGGCCTGCAGCTCTGCTACGGCGACGCCCACGGCCGCCACCACGCCGCCCAGAGAGGGAAAGGCAAGAACTGA